tttaatttacacTTTTTGCAAGTACAAGAtgatctatgtttttgtttgttgttctaatagcttaatttttgttaattggcTCTTAGCGTTATtcgttttatacaaaaaaaatatttacaaactttctttaaaacttcaaagtctgactttaaataaataaggtaaACTGCATTTTCATCAATCTATGTTTTTGTCTTACTTCCACTTTCAATAATCGTTCCTAAGTCTTTCAATGAAACTTCACTACTTCCTCTTGGTAGTGGCTTTGGTTGATCTGGCGAAGGTTTCCAagctacaaaataaattatttgaaatgttgCCGGAATACTGTCAtcctaaaaaaacaacacaagttTAATACATGTATTATTATgaattcaattatatttaaacctTTCCATAAAGCTGTTTGTATATTGCACTTGCAGCAAACATTGTATCTCTACTTAAGTGCACGGGTCTGTTGAATGCTGCATTGTTCTCCGCCATTCCTTTGAGGTCCCACATTAACTCAAACATTGTCGGATATCCCACAACCAATTCATCGGTGTCAATTGTTAACATCGTGTATCCAGTGTTATTGAGAATGGCTCCGATGTCTCTTATCTTTGAGAAAATATAACAGAAATTTAATTAGTATTGCGTTTTTGCTTTTGTATGGGGAAAACTATAAATTGCATCGATTAAATCGATAACAcgccttaaaatttaaaattttatagagAACAATGAGAAAACACACCCTAGTTTGTTTAATCAAATGTTCAGACAAAACCGCTATAGAAGTAAAAATTGAagtcttataaaatatattgctttCAACTCCCAAACGCTCCTGTGTtggagtaatattgtcagggatggaggagacgtatagttttaagccgaatccgaacggcttatttgagaaaacgcctttcatgacaacaattactcttgaaagattgcacatgcagggattgagctcaagacctctagcatgctACGCGTTCTACAACTTAAATTAGAGTGTACATTAAATTGATTTGGAAAACGTAAGCCTTACCTGAGTAAATGGTGATATATGAGGTGAAATGCCATTTTTACGCTCTAACTCTGCTAGCTGTAGTGATGAGCGCAGTTCATACAAAGTGTCTCCGCCAAACATGGATGCAATAAACACTCCATCCGGTTTAAGACTTTTATTGACTTTTCGAAAACATCCTGGAAGGTCATTGACCCAATGCAAATTAAGACTTGACATCACAAGATCTAAGGAATCATCTTCGAactgaaatatataaaaaattgtattagttcTAGAGTAGGGCCAAtacgaaatataaataaatggatattgaaaaaattactcatatggaaaatggaatttaaaataaacaactaaaaatatattcatagaCCCCTTGTATATTTAAGAACTGATATGTGCTCATAAACAATAAACTTATAGTTTATATCTAAACATTTGTATAGTTATGACTGTAATATGCAGTTTAGTCTATAATGTTTAATTAATTGCCTGGGTTGCCTAGTAAGCCTTccgttttccaacaaaaaaattaaatacaaatttggttgcattgcatttcaaaattatgttaatGTATCATTAAGCTTTGATGCAGTTAAAAGTTCATTTGGAAACCTTAATACCTAGGTAATTCTTAATGACTTTACATTCACTTTGgctcttaattttaaaagaagatgtTTAGGCCACTACTTTAACTTACTTCTAAATTTTCTTCATCCatttccatttttgtaatttttaacccGGGTGTTCCTTGAGCCTGTGCAAGCATTGTTGGGCTAGTATCGCACAGAATCAAGTGTTGAACTGTTTCAGCAAGAACATGATTGGAGATGAAACCACGATTGCATCCAATATCAGCAGCATTTCGGAATTCACGTTTTATGTCGAATATACGATCTGATAGCCGGAACCcaatttcttcttttatataATCAAATAAAGCTACATCTGGGCTTTGAATTTATTAGGTTAAACTTTTCaatatattatcaaaatattaagCGCCTTTCCTTACTTTCTAGCAgctctttctttttgtaaatatttcgtTCTGCGATCGAAAATATTAACTTGAGTACTTTGTTGGgtaaaaaaacgataaaatggttttagactATTATCGTACGGTGTCACCTTAGCATATATAGTTGGATTGTAAATAAGGACTTTTAACAGTGTTTTATGATGGATTTTAGTTAAGTAAGCTGTCATTTTCCCTTAATTAAACTAACTTTATTTATAggtaaaagttaaacaaaatattgaaataaatttaaaaatactcaaCTATCAATTGTTCAGACGAGAAACTTCACttgccatttttgtttgtttacaatCTAAAAATCAGgtgttaagaataaaaaataagaaagtgtGTGTAAGAAGCGGTGTGGTCAGATTTTTTcgcttttcaatttgatttaacCCCCTTCACATCAGGGCAAAAAACGGTAAAATCATATCAACGCTGTATTAttgtgttatattttttcaaatttattaatgaattattttcaaacgtttgtttttttaatctttcaaagCATTCGAAAATAtaggctcaactttccattaccactgcacgaatttcgactcgcggtttttttatttgatagaaatggcaaataaataatagttaCAGCAAtcttagagcgaggaaacatttatttctatttttaattaattttcaaagttcacttttttacatacaaaacacacaaaacaacacacaaatgcaaaaattactttgcatatacccaaactcgcacccactctagctgttagtacgccgtgctatcaattaaaaaaaaaaccgttttaggctcaaaaaatgcaatacaaaaaaagtagggttaagtccgaaaaagaaaatatttttttctatgacttaaagttgtttcctcgccctaatatttaaaacatgttttatGGAGACCCCttcctaactgtaaaaaaatcagaaggaaattcgtgctgcggtaatggaaagtcgcccaaATATATAtccttaaatttgtttgacttcaaAACTGGCAGGAAAAGCCCTAAGTTTGAAATTACTCGCAGATCTACCTTTGATAGGGATTTCTGGTTTGCCCTAATTGATGGCCTATAAACAAAGTTCAACCTTCTCATTGGTTCTTAAGATCTTGAATAGGCACATGTATGCGTACACAAAGGTCCATTAttactaattttgtatttaattataattgacAAATGTACAGTGAGTGccattaatattgttttttttttgttcctttcattacaaatttataaatgtttttttttctttcaatacgACCATTATAGCCATTTATCTTTACGGTTCGGCGTACTGTTGAtacagatattttctttttgcattccattAACACTTCTTGCACAGTGTATGCAAACGTCTAGAGAGCACTTTATTTTTACTCTTGAATAGACAAACTGTTAATCGGATCAAATGTCAAACTTAGCAAAGAAAGCAAacaaccgaatattaatgaagtgCTTACACGTGTCCTTTTTGCgttgtttaataaaatgtttatggaATATTAtacttgtttataaaataaccaaataattAACCGAAATACAACTTTAACTACGAGAAAAACACCAAAagtatgtttaagaataaaaatcgaatattaatgacactcacTGTAAATGTAAAATCGTGTTTTGGCGGTATAACAACAGTGAGGAAACAGTATCGGCCAGTCCGTTCACCTACCTTTGGATTTTCTGAAAGAAAGGCATTAGTGCCTTATCTTCCAAATCCAGACAAACAAGTAGTCTGTCAtaatttttcgatattttaacTTTCGATATTCATGAATCCCTtgttcattggattagtaattacctttcggatcgttcaatacaaaataaataaatgctggtgttcttTAGGGATCCATTTTATTTCCAACACtccttcttatttttattaatgatctcctgtctgcaagttctaatccaatacactgTTCGctaacgatagtactcttagctttccaTATTCACAGAATCATATTTTTagaatcacatccctcttctttgggATGTGGAACTACAACGACATTACGACAAAacatgataagctcattgaattccGATATAAACAGctttgtacaatggggaataaaaaatgctttgaaaacccaatgctgtcttgtatcgttaaaatgAGATAtaccccattgccattatccatgagtggcacttgtaTTAAGTAGACTGAACATTTCGATATTCTCAGTAAGTGTACCACGAACCACCTCtcgtggaacgatcacatacgcgatgtcaccaaaaatgctgcaagatgtttgagttttctaaggcgatgcaataAGTTTGGTTaacctctgatctggctgtaatctggctggtgctcctgcaacttatttaagcctcttggacagtattgtacatagagcatttagattggtTGCTGATGTTACCATCATACGATAATtaacgtcactcgaacatcgtcctaattttttttgttgcatccTCTTTTACCgctattttaacggtttatgctcatGTGAAACAGCCAGCTGCATTTCTTCTCTTAAACAGtacaaccgtaatactcgcggtTCTAgcaatgctcatcagtatactcgCGAGCCCAGatttggtcgtactgtcaagtacagagatacgacgttttttagccgtactacgtgaatgtggagtTCCGTACCATACGCCGTCATTCAATGCTATTGCaaaattcaggaattcaaaaccattgtACACCGACACTTCCTTTCAACCACTCTCTCTCTTTTCTAGTggtcacactgtgtctttacatacATAATAAGGATATCCTTTTGAGTTTGAacttattataacaaaaaagcaCAATTAAAAACGTTAAGCTCATCGAACTGGTGGAGGAGTTGATGGATTGGGAAATGAAGGACCGTTCACAGCATGCAACGGTAAACAAAATAGGGAAAACTACTTTGGATGCCCCTCACCTTCTGATAGATAAGTTATCCGCATGCATACCTTTTTGATAGTGTTGTACGTGTAAGATAACAACTGCTCCAAAACAGctgggatgtcaaaaaaggaacaaaagaACTTAAATGGTAAAGGTGTGTATCTGACAGAACGGCCGACTCAACATATTGTTGAATGAATTTGAAGGAACTTGCACACTTATTTCAAAGTAGAATGTCCATTTTTTTATTAGCAGTGGTTTCCGTTTCATGTGATGAGTCGCATATCTCTATATGTTACAacctccccccccccccccccttctaCTGCACCAGTTCTCTATCcctaatttttaagatttcgttcttaatgtttttttttaaatatatctaaACTTATACAATATTTGAATATAGTAAACTATTGTTATATATGATGATGGTATTGAGGTAACGCACAATTGAGACATTggatgcgttcaatctcagacagatagtgtatccggatacctttttgtaagtgttttgtgtgtaaaataacagctgatcaaaaacagctgagatatcaaaaaaggtatCCAACAATTTATGGgttatgtaggtatctgacagaacagatGATTCAACATATGGATGGATTTCAAaacacttgaaaattgatttcaggtttttgtatttgttggtaaacaaaaagatacaaaatgttagtcgaagttgtatttgaggatgttctgtacataatagacgatgaagaagatatttacctccgaattttagaaggtaattataatctatttttttaaactacaaacaaaatacaggTACATTTATATTAGTcttgtggaaataaataaatctaacttttttgtttttatgtataaaagcagACATAGGTGGGCAGCTTGTGGAGCTACAAGCAAATAAGGTCGCATAAAGGAAAGGTAAGTTATTCTTTCATATGATTCAAAACCCCAAAGAAGAACTACtctattccctttttttaaggttaggaGCATAAATCCATTCTGCTCTTCTTGGAAGGGTGTAGAAAGAGAAACGACCAGCTCCGAGAACCAAAAACCCGGcgaagaacaatttttcaagaaattgcaaaagttcTTGAAGAACACGGGTTAATTTTTGCTGAGAAggaattggaaaaaaatgaatgttttattttaaaacagttctgacttcgaagcttaaattttTCTCTGGTTTTTGTAAatagctgaaagttgtttttattttttgacagctatctcaatacagctatccaactcgttcaacaaggtatctaaaaatccacctattcAAGATACcatatccaacacgagattgaacgcagccaatatgAGCATGGTACGTCGCGTCGACCTGTcaggaaagaaaaataatgttgttttataCTACTATTTTAGTTGTTGTTGATAAGTATGTATGtaacaataatatattttggACCTAATATGAAAGGAAACAATTCGTCCACGTCATTATGAATGCCATAGTCTGCAGGTATTATTTTCTAGTTAAAGGTCCAAAACGGATTATGTTGCATTAGGGTTTATGTAAGAGGACAGCTGGCTactcaaaaacattttgacaatattttggtattaaataaaaaatagactcATCTCGACGCAATCATACTAATCCCAATGAATCAAAACATTAAAGAGACATATCACTAAATACATACTTCATTCATTCCATAtttgggtttttccaaaaaatctaGGAGTTTTAATAATATCGTCGATTAAAAAAGGTCTCTactcatgtgacacgaagtgtaacACACTTATTGGCCCTATATTTCGTGAAAAACAACTTCTTTGTACTTATCaccttcttaaaaattataaaacgaacaatttaagaaaacgCTTAAGAAACTTCAGCAATAGGTTTACACCGAAGAGAGTTTATCCCAAATCAAATTTAGTACATTGGAAATAATTATCTCAGACATGCCTCAAAATGACGAGAGAAATGGACTAACTGCTTCACAGAGCGTCTAGTGGATCTTATAACGTTCACCAAGTCCGTAACCGTATAAACACGTTACTTAGTGACATTTGAAAAGGAATCCTTTTAATTGTGAAGACTCACTTAAATCACTAAATTGTGTACTAAATGAAAACGTGATTTACATCTAAAAGGATTTCGGTTCAGGTGACGCTTTTTATCAAACGTTAACGTAACctagaaaacttcaaaattaaataaaaatacacttttactatgataataatttatgtattataaaatatgtttttttttgtcataaaaaaaataaacttacaatAATCATTAATTATTATGGCTATATACAAGAGAATAAGCATACAATTGAATTCGCAGccatttaacaataatttacaatttttaatgtgttttcatttaaagttaaataaaagcaTGCAAAAGTaaggaaagataatttttgtaaattactaacatgttattttcaattttgaagaaaaaacgaTAGATACTTGTCACTAGTCCATAATTTCAACCAAGGTtctaatttaaactttaaaaatcgcAGTTGTTACTAATATTGTTCTAACATAAAACATGTTAGAGAATTTGAAAACATGCCAATATTTTATCATCATTTAAAATCATTCGTGAGATAGTTAGTTTTTAACTTAAGTCAACACTCTTTTGATGCTAGGTTCTCAATTGGTGCCTACCTGACTAAAGTCTTTCTAGACTGCCCCTCCATCATGTACTGAGTATGAAGTCACTTGAAATGCTTCtggtttaaattaatatttttaataaatatgatttaaaatcatgaaaatgaaatttttatttaaaatcatgaaaatgaaaaagcaTAGGTGTTCTTATATGCGTCAAGgtaaggtgtaatggtcatcgtCTGATGAGCTTAACCAATGCGttggggcgaaacgcatataagaacacctatgctggtttatttttattttctttttagtgattttaaataaaattttcattttcatgattttaaatcatatttattaaaaataatcggTGTTCAGGAACAAACAATTTGACTGTTGACAGTtgaacatttcatttaaattaataagtgGACTGTGAAGGAAGTTGATCAAACAGGTTgatacagaatttcgaactatcATAGGCCTTTTGAATTTGTGCCAGAGCGACggaattttcattcaaaattggaACATCTATGGAATTTTGCGAGAATGCTGaggtaattttatttactttaacgGCTTCGCTAGCGTTTCAAGTTAAAAATGGTTACATAAGTCAAGTCTTCAAGTTAGTATACGATAAGGAAAACTTATGACGTATTCGCTAAAGTAGACTTACTCTTTTCTAAAGAAGAACCCGAATAGTTAAAAATCAATGCAGTTGCAAAAGTGCAGATCATTTTCGTTTGCTGTAGGTACACATGAATCATCACTAAGACTTGTTAAATACGGAAGCGACGTGTTGTCATTGTTTAAACATTTGCAGTTCAatgtaatttaatataatataacgAGCCAGATTGCTCGTTCGTGTATACCCAGctttgataataaataaaagcatttaaagCAAACACTATTGATATTGAtacatactttttgtttttcagtttttatataaataaatttttcttgtagaagttaaaaattagacctgatttggtttgattttgataaaaatgataaaaaaagctTCACCTAGAATTGTTAGTTCCTGAGATGTACAGTGTACATGTAAATGTTCTTAGTTACTTTTTTAACTACGAGAAAAAGTTACAATACAGACGTTTTAAGAAATGTTCAATATAGAAAATTCTGATTATTTGCATGTTGTGCCTAAACAGTACTTTGAGTCTCAACGCATTTCGAATACTTTAacctttttaattttggtttaaatgaagaattttttgaaaaaaaataaacattcaattaaagatcaaaaaatactctttgaaaataaataatgccATGTTGAATtctgaaagcaaacaaaaatagaatttaggTTCGCTGTTTGTAACACAATATAAAACACAAAGAAATTATGTGACTTTGAACATAAAGattagcatttaaaaaattatgcacCTTGCAGCAAATGCTTCACTAAGACTGAAAAAATCTTTTAGGAAAAATATGCGAATATtcgatatttttgacatttaacaatttttggaaCAGTTATTACTTCTAGACGGGAAATGGACGGAATTCCAAAATTCAAAATCCATAAAACTCAAAaccttgaaaaatttaatataacttatttgtttaattttaatttatttataattatagtTCCGAAAACTCAAAACATTTCGATATTTCATTATATTCAAACGCCTACATCTAAGCTATCGTCTCAATAGTTGAGATTCGGAAGGCTTTGTTGTGGTGAATTAAGTAAAGCTTTAAATACCATAAGGTGCAgcccattaaaacaaaaaagggaagggtaatttttgtacttttagTCAACAAAATgatgataaaaaatgtttaagagtaGCTCATGGTTGAACAACCATTTTAAGTTAAGCACATTTTGAATATAACTATAATTATATTTCTTCCTATATCTACATTAAAACGTTGGTTAACtacttttaattaataattaacattatttttgtttgtgattgggattacatttattttggagTTATGATTGTCGGCAGatgattttattctttttttaatttttatggcTGCCATAATTTTCGATaatgataaaaaagaatttgacttcagattaaatgaatttaatctTCTATGttataatatcaaaaaatggTATATCAAATTTGGTTTcgttttccaattaaattttttgtatggatTTTGATTTTCAGTATTGTGACATGCCAACCTCTTCAAAGGAAGTGGaagcaatttatgaaaaatctcacgaactaaaatttttaacttaaaaaattaattttattatttaactgtcaaaagttgaagattaaaaactgaaataacTTTATATGATCACATAGGATTTTCTTGGAACTTTACAGAAATTCTTAATGATGTTGTCCTTTGTGTCCTTACCAAATTTCAGCTATATGCGATTTGAGATTGGAATACTATTCCTTCTTCAAATAAGATGTTCAGGTGTTATTATATGATGAAGTGTAATAAACGAAAGTATCTACGGAAAGCAGtttacgtacatatgtatgcatatacTTACATTCTTCAAttgtttaatacaaattatttgttattattctaCGTGGTTGAAATGCACGAACGAGATATatcataatttcttttaattagtGCCTTTttcgtcaatttaattttgtaagtaaTAACAGTATATTGTAACTCTTGTAAACGCCGCAAAATATAATGtcaatttatagataaaattaacGTGCATATggcaaaaatacaatacaatactaaaattttattataatgctGCCAAAGACAAAATGGCAGTAACatgttaatacaaaaataagtaatttaaataattttgtttgttttattttcgttaGTTTATTTCTATATactttgtttcttatttataagCATCAAATTCTAAATGTACAGTATTTGACAAATTtgtatcattatcattattcttattttatttttattgacttattatataatttttttattcgaaaacaattttttttaagattactggcaacattatttaatttgttatcgGTCATGTACTCGTAAGTTATATTTCATTCACAAAATCAGTGATGTAGATTTTAAATAcaactgaaattaaaattgtatttttctatgTACAATAGGGCGTATGGAGTTTATTAAGCAAATTTAAAGAGACCACTGGCATAGAGAGAAGTTATGGTCCCctgaaataattataatcaatttatttaatcttagaGAATAAAATCGGTAGCGACAAAAGTAGACTGtttcattaaattgaaaatctttaCGAGTATAACACTGtttgttatatattttctttgttgttcttaaatttCAATGAAGCAAATGCTGGAACTTGAATTTGAACACATATATACTTAGGAAAATTGAAGATCGTTTCAGATCACTTTgacatatacaaacaaattgatttcACAAATTTAGCTTGGAGATGTTAAGATAGCTTTCACcaggttttgaaaacaaaaagaaatttgtcattgaaaatttgtaatgctcatcttttatttcgacattCGTGATCTAGTTATCATATTTTTCccacaaatttaatttcttaaaaagtatgcaaaacgtattttttagtttaataataattcaattccTATgtaaaggttttaattttgatcgcagttatatttaataaccaccgattttattttctaagtaTATCTGAAAactaaaagtaaacatttttattacaattacAGCTTTAACTGGAGctgtgaaaattttatttaagctcTAAATTTGTATCATCCCATTCctatatactttaaaaaaaaaacttcctaacacgttgacaaaaattattttggttattgtttttttcgtatatttttaacaatggtTGCAAGATGTACGAGTTTAACTTTgagttaaaattttcttttacattttaaaactatGCTCATAGGTGTGTTAAAACTACTTGCATTAAAATGGctgttaattaaaaataacgtaCAGgacttttatatacatttatatagtttttttgtatttacttgaTAAAATGATAATTCTTTACCTCAGAAataatcaatttgttttaagaacttTATCCTGAATGCGAAGATAATGAACATTTAAAGAATTCAATATTATTGGGTCCCGTACCCTAAAATTATTCTTCTGtcatgtttttttctgttttactggtttattaaatatatacgtgtatatgtatattatatgcTTTGTACATATCCTTTAATTCTTTATGTGTCTTCGATTACATTTATGACAGTATGAGGAATAACAGTCGTATCCGAATGCGATTTTATTCATCCGATCGCTAAAGAATGTTGTCAGGCTAAGAGGAGTTCCCTCTGTGGTGTACTTCGAAGAACGTTTGCTGTTTTCAAATGAATGCTAAGAagcacaaataaaaagataagtttaattagatgattttttttcaattttataaaaccaTGTTAATACATGAAAgtaaataaacataatattaTCATATTGTATATTTGATATCCACATTTTGAAAAAGACTAGAATAACAAAACTATTGCAATAAAAAGCCTGGGGGTCTAAGCTCCTACATACACTACGGATTTAAAATCCGACTGAATgtttcaaagtttgaaaaatatgagCGTTTCAGACATAATAACCATAACTTTCTGACATTCAACAAAGTAAAAGAAATTAGCATTTCATCAAATTCTAAATTCTTACTCTACAATGTTTGCAATTATAAAATGATTAGAAGTGCTTCaaataaacatataaataataCCTATTACAATGAGTGTGATTAAGCCTTATATACATATGATGTtatagaaaattgtattttctttaaatagacTATAGTGGAGCGCCTGGGGGTTTTTACATCGGATTACTgttttactgttttttaaactataaattgCAATGTTTACCCAAAATTTTGTTGTGCACTTCATTTTATCattgttttaacaaattattataaaaaattaatgttgataatatattttcactttaaacAGTAATCTTTTAACTtgccacaggaagttattgtaatgggtccgatttgtcgaattgaaaatttcgaaataaaagatttttagaaagatgtctgtgtgtgcgtgtgtagctcaagaaccagaagagacttcaaataaattttgttatacagataataatgcagaaagttgcagaaaggactctcaagaaaacgaaattgcgtgggtggtttttttttaccatagcagtgaaaaaaaggtgaacattttggttaaccctaaatatctcataaaCCAATAAtactagagacttaaattaaattttatattatatatagtaacgtgataccaaacaagtatatttttggaaaaaaatccaattaacggtttcttataaataaaaaaaaactgaaaaacaaatttgtcacctcgaaaatgttacgaataaaatatgatttcaactccaaaataattttttgcaacgtAGAATAATgtctttgataaaattttggaaaaaatctaattgacagttttttttataaaaataaaaacctaaaaaaaaacatcaatcaaagttggtaaaaattgaatttcgacacaaatatcttttcaaaaatttgagattatggctttaaaatacttttatcattcaaaaaatattgttctcaacattcagtaaaattttgagaaaaatcgaattctaagttttttttacaaaaattaaaaagtttaaagaaaattttataaaagttgttacaaattgaatttcggctcaaatatctttttaattgattgatttttggttcaaatatcttttcaaaactttaagatattggctgtaa
This window of the Eupeodes corollae chromosome 3, idEupCoro1.1, whole genome shotgun sequence genome carries:
- the LOC129949980 gene encoding arginine-hydroxylase NDUFAF5, mitochondrial, with protein sequence MTAYLTKIHHKTLLKVLIYNPTIYAKVTPYDNSLKPFYRFFTQQSTQVNIFDRRTKYLQKERAARNPDVALFDYIKEEIGFRLSDRIFDIKREFRNAADIGCNRGFISNHVLAETVQHLILCDTSPTMLAQAQGTPGLKITKMEMDEENLEFEDDSLDLVMSSLNLHWVNDLPGCFRKVNKSLKPDGVFIASMFGGDTLYELRSSLQLAELERKNGISPHISPFTQIRDIGAILNNTGYTMLTIDTDELVVGYPTMFELMWDLKGMAENNAAFNRPVHLSRDTMFAASAIYKQLYGKDDSIPATFQIIYFVAWKPSPDQPKPLPRGSSEVSLKDLGTIIESGSKTKT